Proteins from one Ipomoea triloba cultivar NCNSP0323 chromosome 1, ASM357664v1 genomic window:
- the LOC116011511 gene encoding protein DETOXIFICATION 25-like produces the protein MDNGIHKRLLSCDQVENTSDDLKVRVYEESSKIWRIALPGVLSRVTSFGSIVATQSFIGHVTEIDLAAYALVQTLIVRFVNGILLGMSSATETLCGQAYGAGQYHMLGIYLQRSWIVDLVTLTIFIPYYFFATPFFKLLGEEESIAEASGYISLWFIPFVYSVVFSTTIQMYLQAQQKNMIIAWLSIAQFVIHIPLSWLLVYKFEFGVSGAMSALSISSWFVVIGEFVYIFGGWCPNTWRGFTMDAFKDIFPVVKLSISSGLMLCLELWYYAILVLLAGYMKNAAVAISAFSISINVYAWLFMISLGLLGGVCVRVANELGKGDAKATIFSIKVAIGNSVVIGLIFFVVCLVFGNKIGYLFSNEKEVVDAVSDLSILLAFSVLLNSIYPVLSGVSVGAGLQSTVAVINLVCFYLIGIPIGALLGYVANLQVKGIWVGMIFGVVAETLALCYMTWRTNWDNEVAKSKNRLKRFFLNSEDSNQPLQLA, from the exons ATGGATAATGGCATACATAAAAGGCTGCTCAGTTGTGATCAAGTAGAGAACACAAGTGATGATCTAAAAGTTAGGGTATACGAGGAATCCAGCAAGATATGGAGAATTGCATTGCCCGGTGTACTCTCGCGGGTGACCTCATTTGGAAGTATAGTAGCCACGCAGTCATTCATTGGCCACGTCACCGAGATTGATCTTGCTGCTTATGCCCTTGTTCAAACTCTCATTGTCCGATTTGTGAACGGAATTTTG TTAGGAATGTCGAGTGCAACAGAGACTCTATGTGGGCAAGCATATGGAGCTGGGCAGTATCATATGTTGGGTATTTACTTGCAAAGATCATGGATTGTTGATTTGGTGACATTGACAATCTTTATTCCCTATTACTTCTTTGCCACCCCATTCTTCAAACTTCTTGGAGAGGAAGAATCCATAGCAGAGGCTTCTGGATATATCTCATTGTGGTTCATTCCTTTCGTCTACAGCGTAGTATTTAGCACCACCATCCAAATGTATCTACAAGCACAGCAAAAGAACATGATTATTGCGTGGCTATCTATAGCGCAATTTGTCATCCACATTCCACTCTCTTGGTTATTAGTTTACAAATTCGAGTTTGGGGTTTCGGGTGCAATGAGTGCCCTCTCCATATCCTCCTGGTTCGTTGTAATCGGTGAGTTTGTGTACATATTTGGAGGCTGGTGCCCAAATACATGGAGAGGATTTACAATGGATGCCTTCAAAGATATATTCCCTGTTGTCAAGCTCTCTATATCATCAGGACTTATGCTTTG TTTGGAGCTATGGTACTATGCTATATTGGTTTTGCTAGCTGGATATATGAAGAATGCAGCGGTTGCCATATCAGCCTTCTCCATCAG CATTAATGTATATGCATGGCTATTCATGATTAGCTTGGGCTTACTCGGGGGTGTCTG TGTACGCGTGGCCAATGAACTTGGCAAAGGGGATGCTAAAGCTACAATATTTTCTATTAAAGTAGCTATAGGCAATTCAGTTGTGATTGGATTAATCTTCTTTGTTGTGTGCTTGGTGTTTGGGAACAAAATTGGATACTTGTTTTCCAACGAAAAGGAGGTTGTAGATGCTGTGTCGGACCTCTCTATACTGCTCGCATTCTCTGTATTGCTCAATAGTATTTATCCAGTACTTTCAG GCGTGTCGGTTGGAGCAGGTTTACAATCCACAGTAGCAGTTATAAACCTGGTTTGCTTTTATCTTATTGGAATACCCATTGGTGCTTTGCTTGGCTATGTAGCTAATCTTCAAGTGAAG GGTATTTGGGTTGGTATGATTTTTGGGGTGGTTGCTGAGACACTTGCCTTGTGCTATATGACATGGAGAACAAATTGGGATAACGAG GTCGCTAAGTCTAAAAATCGCCTCAAAAGGTTCTTCTTGAATTCTGAAGATTCCAATCAACCTCTTCAACTAGCTTGA